The Klebsiella aerogenes KCTC 2190 region CAATATCCCAGGGTTCGGCAATCAGCTTGAGCGCCGACAATACCGGGTCGCGGCGAATGGCCTCAAACAGCGGCGCGTCCTGACGAAATTCCGGCGTACGCCCCATCACCGACGCCAGGTCGAAGCGAAAACCGTCGACGTGGCATTCATCAACCCAAAAGCGCAGGCACTGCAGGGCATACTCCACCACGCCGGGATGACTGAGGTTGAGCGTGTTACCGCAGCCGGTCCAGTTGTGATAATCGCCGTCGTCCCTGATCCAATAATAGCTGCGGTTATCGATACCGCGCAGGGAGACTGTCGGCCCTTCAAGATCGATTTCCGCGCTATGGTTCAGCACGATATCGAGGATCACCTCGATGCCCGCCGCGTGCAGCGCCTTCACCGCATCGCGGAACTCATCGAGCGCCCGCTGCGGCTGGCTGGCGTAGCGCGGCTCCAGCGCAAACAGCGCCAGCGGGTTGTAGCCCCAGTAGTTGCTCAGCCCCATCCGCTGCAGGCGAGGTTCGCTGGCGAACTGCGCCACCGGCATCAGCTCCAGCGCGGTAATACCCAGACGGCGAAAATAATCGATCATCAGCGGATGGCCCAGCGCCTGATAGGTGCCGCGGATCGCCTCCGGCAGCTCCGGATGCAGCCAGGTCAACCCTTTGACGTGGGCTTCATAAATGACCGTTTCGCCCCAAGGCGTGCGCGGCGGTTTATCACCGAGCCAGTCGTAATGCAGATCGACCACCTGGGATTTTGGCGCAATGGCTGCGCTATCGCGGGCATCCGGCTCATACATACCGCCATGCAGACGCTCGTCGTCCAGCAGTTCGCCCGCCACCTGATGCGCGCAAGGGTCGAGCAGCAGCTTGGCCGGATTGAAGCGATGCCCCTGCGCCGGATCCCACGGCCCGTGCACCCGATAACCGTAGCGTAGCCCCGGACGCGCATCGGCCAGCCAGCCGTGCCAGATATCGCCGCTGCGCGCCGGGAGGTCGTAGCGCCGCTCGTTGCCCTGATGGTCGAACACGCAGAGCTCCACCCGCTCGGCGTGGGCGGAAAACAGGGTGAAGTTCACCCCTTTGCCGTCATAGCTGGCGCCCAAAGGCGTCGGTTTTCCTGCGGCAAGCGTCGTCATCAGGCCTCCCGTACCAGCCAGATGGTCGCCAGCGGCGGCAGGGTAATCGACAACGAATGCTGACGGCCATGGCTGGCGACGGGCTCGCTCTCAACCACTCCGCCATTTCCGGCGTTACTGCCGTGATAATGCATCGAGTCGGTGTTCAATTCTTCGCGCCAGCGTCCCGGCTGGTTGATGCCGAAACGGTAGTTGTGCCGCGGCACCGGGGTAAAGTTGCTGGCGACGATAATCTCATTGCCGGCTTTATCGCGGCGCACAAAGATAAATACCGAACGCTCATGATCGTCGACCACCAGCCATTCGAAGCCGTAGGGATCGAAATCAAGCTCGTGCAGCGCTTTATGGTGACGGTAGGTGTGGTTCAGGTCGCGCACCAGTCGCTGGACGCCGTGGTGCCAGTTGTCGCCGCCCTCCAGCAGATGCCAGTCGAGACTGGCGTCGTGGTTCCACTCGCGGCCCTGGGCGAATTCATTGCCCATAAACAGCAGCTTTTTGCCCGGAAAGGCAAACAGCCAGCCGTAGTAGGCGCGCAGGTTGGCAAAGCGCTGCCATGCGTCCCCCGGCATGCGGTCGAGAATCGATTTTTTGCCGTGCACCACTTCATCGTGGGAGAGCGGCAGCACGAAGTTCTCGGTGTAGTTGTAGAGCATGCCGAAGGTCATTTTGTCGTGATGGTAGCGACGATGGACAGGATCGAGCTTCATATAGTCCAGCGTGTCGTGCATCCAACCGAGATTCCATTTGAACCAGAAGCCGAGGCCGCCGTCGGCGGGCGGGCGCGTCACGCCGGCAAAATCGGTGGACTCTTCCGCCATCGTTACCGCCCCTGGCGTCTGCTCGCCGAGAATACGGTTGGTGTTACGCAGAAACTCGATCGCTTCGAGATTTTCCCGCCCGCCGTATTCGTTGGGGATCCACTCGCCCGCTTTACGGCTATAGTCGCGGTAGATCATCGACGCCACCGCGTCGACGCGCAGCGCATCAATGCCGAAGCGCTCGATCCAGTACAGCGCGTTACCCACCAGGTAATTGCTGACTTCGCGGCGGCCGTAGTTATAGATAAGGGTATTCCAGTCCTGGTGATAACCTTCGCGCGGATCGCTGTGTTCATACAGCGAGGTGCCGTCAAATGAGGCCAGCGCAAAATCATCCGCCGGAAAATGACCCGGAACCCAATCGAGTATCACGTTAAGGCCTGCGGCGTGGGCGGCATCGATGAAATAGCGGAAATCTTCACGGGTGCCGAAGCGGCGTGTCGGCGCGTAGAGGCCGGTCGGCTGGTAACCCCAGCTACCGTCGAACGGGTGTTCGTTCACCGGCAGCAGTTCGAGGTGGGTGAAGCCCATCCATTTTGCATATGGCACCAGTTGGTCTGCCAGTTCGCGGTAGCTAAGCCAGAAGTTATTGTCGGTATGGCGGCGCCAGGAACCGAGGTGCACTTCATAAATAGAGATCGGCGCATCAAACTGGTTCGCGGCTTTGCGCGCCGCCGGCTGTTCGACTTTCGGCGGCAAATCGCAGATAAGCGACGCGCTTTCCGGGCGCATCTGCGACTCAAAGGCGTAAGGATCGGCTTTGACGCGTAGATTGCCATGAGCGTCGATCAGCTCGAATTTATACAGTTGGCCATTAAGCGCGCCGGGAATGAAGAGTTCCCAGATACCGGACTCTTTACGCAGGCGCATGGGATGGCGTCGGCCATCCCAGTAGTTAAATTGCCCCACCACCGAGACCCGGCGGGCGTTTGGCGCCCAGACCGAAAAGCGTGTACCGGTGACGCCATCCATAGTGTCGGCGTGCGCGCCCAGGGTTTCGTAAGGGCGCAGGTGCGTTCCCTCGGACAACAGCCAGGCATCAACGTCCTGCAGCAGCGGGCCGAAACGGTAAGGGTCGTCAATCAGGTTTTGCTGTCCATGCCAGGTGACGGCCAGCTGGTAGCGAAAAGCGTTTTTACGCCGCGGCAGCAGGCCGCTAAAGAATCCGCGCGAGTCGAGGCATTCGAGTTTGCCGACTTTACGCCCGGTTTTCGGTTCAATAACCCACACTTCGGTGGCATCTGGTAATAATGCGCGAACTTCCAGCCCCGCCTCGGTACGGTGCATGCCAAGCACGGAAAAGGGATCCGCGAAATGACCTGCAATCAGCGCATTAATCACGTCTCTATCGATTCGATTCGACATGCTTTCATCCTGTTGTAAGTGTCGCCCTTTCCTGTAACCGGCGACTTTTTTGACCTGAACGGCGCAGCACCAACGTGCATCCTCCTGCTCCGTCCCACCTTCAGGTAAGGAACTCCTTACTTAAAGCATAGCCAAGGCTGCGTTACCTCCGTGGGGAAAAATCCAACATCCGCGTTTACTCCTTGTATTACGCAAAAAAAAGGGGTGTATCCACACCCCTTATCGTTTGTCCTGCGTTTACGCCAGCTGTCGTAGCATGCGGCGCAACGGTTCGGCGGCGCCCCACAGCAGCTGGTCGCCGACGGTAAAGGCCGACAGGTACTCAAGACCCATGTTCAGTTTACGCAGGCGCCCTACCGGGGTGGTCAGGGTGCCGGTCACCGCGGCTGGGGTCAGCTCGCGCATGGTGATGTCGCGATCGTTTGGCACCACTTTGGCCCACGGGTTATGCGCGGCCAGCAGTTCCTCAACGGTCGGGATAGAAACATCTTTCTTCAGCTTGATGGTAAACGCCTGGCTGTGGCAGCGCAGCGCGCCGACGCGCACACACAGACCATCGACCGGGATCGGCGACGCGGTGGCGAGAATTTTGTTCGTCTCCGCCTGGCCTTTCCATTCTTCGCGGCTCTGGCCGTTATCAAGCTGTTTGTCGATCCATGGGATCAGGCTGCCCGCCAGCGGCACGCCAAAGTTATCGACCGGCAGATCGCCGCTGCGGGTCAGCGACGTCACTTTGCGCTCGATATCGAGAATCGCGGAAGCCGGGTTCGCCAGCTCGCTTGCCACGTGGCCATGCAGTTGGCCCATCTGGCTCAGCAGTTCGCGCATATGACGCGCGCCGCCGCCGGAAGCCGCCTGGTAAGTCGCCACGCTGACCCACTCCACCAGGTCATGGGCAAACAGGCCGCCGAGGGACATCAGCATCAGGCTCACCGTACAGTTGCCGCCGACGAAGGTTTTGATGCCGTTATTCAGGCCAGCGGTAATGACATCCTGGTTAACCGGGTCGAGAATAATGATCGCATCGTCTTTCATGCGCAGCGAAGACGCCGCGTCAATCCAGTACCCCTGCCAGCCGCTTTCGCGCAGCTTCGGGTAAATCTCGTTGGTGTAATCGCCGCCCTGGCAGGTAACAATAATGTCCAGCGCCTTCAGCGCTTCCAGATCGAATGCATCCTGAAGCGTCCCCCCGGTACTGCCGCCGAATGACGGCGCGGGCTGACCCAGCTGAGAGGTGGAGAAGAAAACAGGGCGAATGGCGTCGAAATCACGCTCTTCCACCATGCGTTGCATGAGAACAGAGCCGACCATTCCACGCCAACCGATAAAACCAACATTTTTCATAACGTATTCCTGCGAGGTGTGTGCTGTTAGTGCCAGGCCAGTTTCCAACTGGGATGTCCTTCACATTACAAAATGCAGCTAAAGTCGCAAGTGAAATTAATCAATGATTGCGCGCCAATCAGAAAAGCAACTTATCCCACACTCCGCCCACCGTCGCTGGTAGTCATAAAAAGCGTAAAGATTATCGGGCAAATAACCCGCGTAATGGAATATTTTCCGTCGCTATTTTATTGATCCTGATTATGGATTCAGCACGAAAAATATCGCTTTCACGCTTGCGAAAAAAAACGGATAAAGCCTTGTGTCGCAAGGCCTGACGAGCGATACGATCATTGTCGTAGCGCTGATATTCACGGCAGAAGGAAGTGGAAAAGAGGGGAAAAAAGCGTGTTAACGAAGAGAATTCAGGATAAGCGGCATTACCCTGATTTTTCCCCGGATACCGTGGTGGTGTCCGGGGAAATTATTTTTGCTTAGCTCAGCAGCTGGAAGGCAATCATCCCGACGATGGCGCCGGTGGTGCCAAGGATGGTTTCCATCATCGTCCAGGTTTTCAGCGTCTGCGCTTCGCTGGCGCCGGTAAACTTACCGAACAGCCAGAAGCCGGCATCGTTCACGTGGCTCACTACAATCGAACCACCTGCGATACAGATGGAGAGAGCCGCCATTTGCGCGCCGCTGTAGTTCAGTTGCTCAATGACCGGCATCACCAAGCCGACCGCCGTCAGACACGCCACGGTCGCGGAGCCCTGAATAATACGTACGGCAGCCGCCAGCACGAAGCAGGTAATCGCAATCGGCAGACCCAGACCAGTCAGCGCTTCGCCGAGCGCCGGGCCGACGCCGGAGTCCACCAGCACCTGCTTGAAGACGCCGCCTGCGCCAATCACCAGCAGAATAATACCCGCCGGCTGCAGCGCCGCGCCGCAGATCTCCATCACGCGATCTTTCGCCATCCCCTGACGTACCGCCAGGCCGTAAATCGCTACCAGGCAGGCAACCAGAATCGCGGTGAATGGGTGGCCGATAAACTCGAACCATTCATAGGCGGTGGATCCCACCGGCACAAAGCGCGCGGCGATGGTTTTCAGGCCGACCAGCACCAGCGGCAGCAGAATCAGCGAGAGGCTAAAGCCGAAGGACGGCATTTTACCTTCGCCGAGATGCGGTTCGCTGATATCGTCAGGAATGTGCAGCTCAACGTAGCGGCTGATGAAGTTACCCCACAGCGGGCCGGCGATAATCATCCCCGGAATAGCGGCGCAGAGACCAATCAGGATCATCCAGCCGAAATCGGCGTGCATCTGCGAAGCCAGCAGCATCGGCGCGGGCCCCGGCAGCAGGAATGCCGCGGCGGCGGCTACGCCGGCGAACAGCGGGATCACCAGCTTCACGAGGTTAGTGCCGGTATGGCGCGCCATGGAGAACGCGACGCTAATCAGCAGCACGATCGCCACTTCGAAGAACAGCGGCAGCGCGCAGATAAGGCCGGCCAGGCCAATAGCATAGTGCGCGCGGTTGTGGCCGAAGGACTTCAGCATTTTCACCGCAATTTGGTCGACCGCGCCGGTTTCATGCAAAATTTTACCGAACATCGCGCCCAGCGCGACGACTATCGCCAGGAAGCCCAGCGTGCCGCCCATCCCTTTTTCCATCGTCGCCGCGATTTTATCCAGCGGCATACCGGAAAAGAGACCTGCGCCAATAGAAACCACCATCAAAGCCACGAAGGCGTGCATACGCGCCTTCATGACTAAAAACAGCAGCAGCAATACCGAGCCGACTGCTGTTAAAACAAGCGTTAAAGTACTCACTAGTTACTGCCTTTGTTAATCACCTCAATGGTGCTGGCGACCACGCCTTCCAGTGACTGGTCGATATCGACGATAAGCACATCGCTTTCGTCAGCGCCTGGTTCCTGCAGTGTTTCAAACTGCGTCACCAACATTTGGGTTTTGAAGAAGTGCCCTTTACGCGCCTTCAGACGGCTTTCAATCACGTCGAAGTCGCCTTTCAGGTAGATAAAGGAGAGGTTCGGGTTGCCCTTGCGCAGAATGTCGCGGTAGCTTTTTTTCAGCGCTGAGCAGACGATCAGCGAAACTTTGTTGGTGCGCTGCATGGCAAATGCCGCGTCATTCAACGCCTGCAGCCACGGGGTGCGATCATCGTCGTTCAGCGGCTCGCCGGAAGCCATCTTGGTGATGTTGCTGCGCGGATGCAGAAAATCGCCATCGAGAAACGCGGCTTTCAATTGATGCGCCACTTCGCTGGCGACGGCGGATTTACCACTGCCGGAAACGCCCATCAGGACATAGACGTGGTGATCATGGTTAGTCGTGCTCAAAGCGTCCTCCCACTGGACTGGTACGCCGCGCCGGGGCTGACTGATACAGCGCGAAAGCGGCGTACTGGTTAATGATTACGGGCAAGTGTTACGGGTAACTGTTATCGGTAACATTGTCATGCCGGACCCTGGGAGAAGCAATAACCATTCGTGCCAGATGTGAATATGTGTGATCTACTTCAAACTTGTCGGTTTAAATAGATCCACCCGGTGACAATGTGAAACCTAAATCTAACATCTTAGGGGTAATCGTCTCACCGCGGATGCGCGCCAGCAGACGCTCGGCGCCGATGCGCCCCATGCGCTCACGCGGGGTCAGTACGCTGGCGAGACGCGGCTCCATCACCTGACCGATATCGTGACCGTGGAAACCGGCTATCGCCATGTCGTCCGGGATTTTCAGCCCCAGACGCTGGCACTCGAACGCCGCACCGACCGCGAGGTCATCGTTGGTGCAGAAGATGCCGTCGAGCTGCGGATATTCGCGACGCGCCTGACGCATCAGCTCAATCCCTGACGAGTAGGAAGAGGATTGCTCCACCATCACGCTGTAGGGCGTCATGCCGGCATCGAGCATCGCCTGCTCGTACCCCTTCTGTTTGATGATAGTACGTTCATCCAGACGCGCGCCGAGATAAGCAACGTGGCGGTGACCGCGGGCGATAATCGCCGCCGTCATCTGCCGCGCCGCTTCGAAGTTATCGAAACCGACGGCAATGTCGAGGCACGGCGACTGGCTGTCCATCAGCTCAACCACCGGGATCCCCGCCACTTCAATCATTTTCAACGTGCGCGGCGTGTGGGTACGTTCAGTGAGGATCAGGCCGTCAATATTCCAGGAGAGCATCGATTCGAGACGCTTCTCTTCCATTTCCGGCTTATAGCCGTAGTGCGCCAGCATGGTTTGATAACCGAAGGCGTCGGTGACGCTTTCAATGCCGCGTAGCACTTCCGAGAAGACCTGGTTGGTTAACGAGGGCAGCAGTACGCCGATGGCGCGGCTGGTGGCGTTGGAGAGAATATCAGGAGCGCGATTGGGAATATAACCCAGCTCATCGAGTGCAACGGCAATCTTGCCACGCAGGGCCTCAGAAACCTGTTCCGGGTTACGTAAATAGCGACTGACCGTCATTTTGGTCACGCCGACAAGATCGGCTACATCCTGAAGTACGGGTCTTTTCTTTTTCATCGTCCTGACTGTGATCGGCTGGGAAACATTTTCTCAGTTTATCACGGACAAAGCGCAACCTTCCCGGAGAAAAAAGGGCCAAAAGATTTATTTAGAGTTGATACGCAAAATCATTCAAGTTGCATTGAGGCGGCAACGCAACGAATCCCCGGAAGCGTACAGAGGGTACGCGCCCGGGGTGAGTGAGGAGAGCCAACAAAAATGCGGCTTGAAGGATGACGCGTATCAAACCGGCGGCAGATCGAACAGCAAAATTTCGCTATCGCTGTCGGCGTGAACCGAAATCGCCTGCTCGCCCCAAATCGCCAGACCATCGCTGGTGGTGGCTTTGGTGCCGTTAATCGTCACTTCGCCTTTCACTACCTGGATCCACACGCGACGTTCCGCGGCAATCTGGTGAACCGACTGCTCATCTTTCAGCAGCGCCCAGCGATACAGTTCCATATCCTGATGCACTTTCAGCGACCCTTCGCGCGCATCTGGCGACAGCACCAGCTGTTTGCCCTGCGCGGCATCAAAGCGGCGCTGCTCGTAGCGCGGCGTAATGCCGGTTTCTTCTGGAATAATCCAGATCTGATACAAACGCAGGCGGTCGGTGCTGCTCGGGTTGTACTCAGAGTGACGCACGCCGGTACCCGCGCTCATGATCTGGAACTCGCCAGCCGGAACCTGCTCTTTGTTACCCATGCTGTCCTGGTGCTCAACCGCGCCTTCCAGCACATAAGTCAGGATTTCCATGTCTTTGTGCGGGTGGGTGCCAAACCCCTGGCCGGCGTCGATTACGTCATCGTTAATCACGCGCAGCGCGGAGAAACCCATAAAGTTCGGGTCGTAGTAGTTGGCGAAAGAGAAAGTATGCCAGGAATCCAGCCAGCCATGGTTAGCGTGGCCACGTTCGTTAGCTTTGCGTAAGTAGATCATGTTGCACCCCCGTATGTTTTCGATGGAGTAAGTGTGGACCCATTCCGCCGGCGATCATAGAGGGTGAAAATTGACTCCTCTGTTCAAAAAATATGAACAAGCGGCGAGGAGCCAGATTTTCTTATTTTGCGAGGGTAATAGTAGCCGGAGAAGGTTGTTCAAAGCCGCGCTGCAGAATCTCCATATTGGTGAGAACTTCAGATTCCTTGACGTAATTCGGCTGGCCGTTAACGAGGGTGTCATACAGCGCGTCATACACTCGTCCGTAGTCGCCGGTTTCCAGCGGCACCTCTTCACGTACCTCCACGCCCGCCTCGTTGATGTAGACCAGTTGCCCTACGCTGTCATCAGCGCCGAACCCCGCGTCGCCCGGCATAATGTTGGCCTTCAGGCTGGTCTCCTGCTGGTCAATGCCGTATTTCACAAACGAGCCTTTATGGCCATGAACGATAAATTTCGGGTAGTCAATCTGCACCAGATGGCTGGTTTTGACGATCGCTTTCAGGTCGCCATAAAACAGTTGAGCTTCAAACGTGTCATCGGGATTGGCTTTATTACGTAGTGAGCGCAGATCGTAGGAAACATGATCCGGGCGACCAAACAGCGAAATGATCTGGTCCATGGTATGCACCCCGAGGCCATAGAAATCGCCGCTTTGTGGTCCCCCCTGGATGGTTTCCGCCACCGGTCGGTAGTTATCAAAATGACTTTCAATTTCCACCAGTTCGCCGAGCTTACCGCTTTCAATCACCTTTTTGGTGGTCAGGAAACAGGAGTCGAAGCGGCGGTTCTGATAAGGCGTCACCGTCAACCCTTTGCTTTTCGCCAGCGTAAACAGGGCTTTCGCCTCTGCCAGCGTCGGGGTAAAGGGCTTTTCGACCAGTACGTTTTTCCCCGCTTCCAGCGCCCGCTTCGCATATTCGAAGTGGCTATCGGCATGGGTGCAGACCACCACCAGTTTGACCTGCGGGTCGTTCAGCACTTCATCGAGGTCGCTGGTGAAGTGGATATGGGAATACGCCGGCGCCTGTTCTTCCGGCCTGGCGCTGCGGCGATAAATATGCGCGACGTGCCAGCGGTCTTTGCGATGCAGGACGTAAGGAAGGTGATAGCGGGTCGTGCTTTTACCGAAGCCAATAAATGCGCAGTGCAGAATCATAACGCTGTCCTTAGTTGATGTGCTGCCTTTAACCATAGCGCAAGCCGGGGGCTCACTTCATCCCCCTTTCCGCCAGCCAGGAGAATTCACCAATAAAATATCTCGGCTACCACCCATATATAATTATTGATAAGTAATTGATTAATAAATAAATATTTTTCATTTTCTCTACTAAAATGCTTGCTTTCGATGGCAAAACTGCGCATAAGTGAGGGGCAACCAGGACGTTGCTAAAGACTAACGGAGTAGCCAGCCGCTGCTGATGGAAAAAAAGTACCTCGCCATAAACTGTGCCATGTGTTTCTGGCTTCTCGCTTTGATCGCCTGGTTTAGCGATGAGATTGCGCTAGCGCGCCTTGCGGCCGCCTGTACCCTCTTCGCATTCCTTATTCATACCCAAAGGGAAAAATTAACGCTATGTTTATGAAGAAAAATAAAACCGAAGCGCAGGCTACTGAAGTCGCTGCGCCAACCGTGGCGACAACAGAGCCAGAAACAGCAAGCGTCAAAAAACAGGAAACCACGGTGATCGCCAGCGGCGTGCATTTCGTCGGCAACATCGTCGCCTACGGCCATGTCTATATCCACGGCCAGGTCACCGGCAACATTGAGGCCAAAGAACATCTGATTAAGGTGATGCGCGAAGGTCAGGTTGAGGGCAATATCCACTGCCGCGAGCTGATCGTCGACGGCAAAGTACACGGCCAGTGCCGTGGCGATAGCATCGCTATTGAGGAACATGGCAACATCGACGGCACCCTCGCCTATCGCGCGCTGGCGATTAAAAAGGGCGGCCTGTTTACCGGCAGCGCGGAGGTGTTGGCCGCGGCGGAAAGCAAAAACAAAAGCAATATCGTCGGCCTGATCCCGGAAGAAGGAACGAAACCCGTAAAATCGCAACACGCCTGAAATGAGCGCAAAAAAAAAGCCAGCACCCGGCTGGCTAAAGTAATACTGGAAGCAATGTGAGCAATGTCGTGCTTTCAGGCTTTCCGCAAGGGTCTCCCTGAATGCAGGACAATAATAATCATTCTCATTCGCACTTGTCTACTTTTTTTTGCAATTAATGCGTGTTGACTCGAACGCCGGAGTCAGTGATGTTTAAAGGGTCTTTTCAACCAAATGAGGAACAAGGAATGAGTGACATCGTGATACGCCATGCTGAACCGAAAGATGTTGACGCGATTCGTCAAATTCACGCCCAGCCGGAGGTGTATCACAACACGCTACAGGTCCCTCATCCATCCGAGCATATGTGGCGGGAGCGGCTAACCGATACGCCCGGCGTGAAGCAGCTGGTGGCCTGTATCGATGGGCAAGTCGTGGGGCATTTATGCATTGCCGTCGTCCAACGCCCTCGCCGTAGTCACGTTGCCGATTTTGGTATCAGCGTGGATTCGCGCTGGCATAACCGCGGCGTCGCCAGCGCGCTGATGCGCACCATGATTGATATGTGCGACAACTGGCTGCGCGTCGAGCGCATTGAGCTGACGGTGTTCGCCGATAACGCCCCGGCAGTCGCGGTGTATAAGAAGTACGGCTTTGAGATCGAAGGCACCGCCAAGGGTTACGCATTGCGCAACGGCGAGTATGTGGATGCGTATTATATGGCGAGAATGAAGTAGCGTGTTGCCGGGTGGCGGCTTCGCCTTACCCGGCCTACTTTTGTGCAATTGTAAGCCCGGTAAGCGCAGCGCCACCGGGCAACACCTTAATACCCTGCGGTCAAATCACCGGGTGAACGCGGATCGGAAGCGCCATACAGCGTGCCGTCCGGCCCCACCATAATGCTCTGGGTACTGCCCATCGCCTCTTTCAGCGCGACTTTCTGCCCCTTTGCTTCCAGCCATTTCACGGTATCCGGGCTAAAACCTTTCTCCACCCGCAACTCGTCCGGCAGCCACTGGTGGTGGAAGCGCGGCGCATTGGTGGCCTCCGCGACGTTCATCCCAAAATCAATGGTGTTGACCACCATTTG contains the following coding sequences:
- the glgX gene encoding glycogen debranching protein GlgX, with amino-acid sequence MTTLAAGKPTPLGASYDGKGVNFTLFSAHAERVELCVFDHQGNERRYDLPARSGDIWHGWLADARPGLRYGYRVHGPWDPAQGHRFNPAKLLLDPCAHQVAGELLDDERLHGGMYEPDARDSAAIAPKSQVVDLHYDWLGDKPPRTPWGETVIYEAHVKGLTWLHPELPEAIRGTYQALGHPLMIDYFRRLGITALELMPVAQFASEPRLQRMGLSNYWGYNPLALFALEPRYASQPQRALDEFRDAVKALHAAGIEVILDIVLNHSAEIDLEGPTVSLRGIDNRSYYWIRDDGDYHNWTGCGNTLNLSHPGVVEYALQCLRFWVDECHVDGFRFDLASVMGRTPEFRQDAPLFEAIRRDPVLSALKLIAEPWDIGQGGYQVGNFPPLFAEWNDHFRDTARRFWLQQNVSLGDFAQRFAASSDLFARDGKRPAATINLITAHDGFTLRDCVCFNQKHNQANGEENRDGTNNNYSNNHGIEGLEANLAVIERRRDSVHALLTTLLLSQGTPMLLAGDEHGHSQHGNNNAYCQDNALTWLDWRRANHGLTAFVAALIHLRRRIPALTRNQWWQEQDGNVSWLNQRGEPLNADEWQHGAARLQILLSDRWLIALNATAEVADMVLPAGEWRAIPPFAGEDNPVIMAVWHGPAHGVCVFQRS
- the glgB gene encoding 1,4-alpha-glucan branching enzyme, yielding MSNRIDRDVINALIAGHFADPFSVLGMHRTEAGLEVRALLPDATEVWVIEPKTGRKVGKLECLDSRGFFSGLLPRRKNAFRYQLAVTWHGQQNLIDDPYRFGPLLQDVDAWLLSEGTHLRPYETLGAHADTMDGVTGTRFSVWAPNARRVSVVGQFNYWDGRRHPMRLRKESGIWELFIPGALNGQLYKFELIDAHGNLRVKADPYAFESQMRPESASLICDLPPKVEQPAARKAANQFDAPISIYEVHLGSWRRHTDNNFWLSYRELADQLVPYAKWMGFTHLELLPVNEHPFDGSWGYQPTGLYAPTRRFGTREDFRYFIDAAHAAGLNVILDWVPGHFPADDFALASFDGTSLYEHSDPREGYHQDWNTLIYNYGRREVSNYLVGNALYWIERFGIDALRVDAVASMIYRDYSRKAGEWIPNEYGGRENLEAIEFLRNTNRILGEQTPGAVTMAEESTDFAGVTRPPADGGLGFWFKWNLGWMHDTLDYMKLDPVHRRYHHDKMTFGMLYNYTENFVLPLSHDEVVHGKKSILDRMPGDAWQRFANLRAYYGWLFAFPGKKLLFMGNEFAQGREWNHDASLDWHLLEGGDNWHHGVQRLVRDLNHTYRHHKALHELDFDPYGFEWLVVDDHERSVFIFVRRDKAGNEIIVASNFTPVPRHNYRFGINQPGRWREELNTDSMHYHGSNAGNGGVVESEPVASHGRQHSLSITLPPLATIWLVREA
- the asd gene encoding aspartate-semialdehyde dehydrogenase; protein product: MKNVGFIGWRGMVGSVLMQRMVEERDFDAIRPVFFSTSQLGQPAPSFGGSTGGTLQDAFDLEALKALDIIVTCQGGDYTNEIYPKLRESGWQGYWIDAASSLRMKDDAIIILDPVNQDVITAGLNNGIKTFVGGNCTVSLMLMSLGGLFAHDLVEWVSVATYQAASGGGARHMRELLSQMGQLHGHVASELANPASAILDIERKVTSLTRSGDLPVDNFGVPLAGSLIPWIDKQLDNGQSREEWKGQAETNKILATASPIPVDGLCVRVGALRCHSQAFTIKLKKDVSIPTVEELLAAHNPWAKVVPNDRDITMRELTPAAVTGTLTTPVGRLRKLNMGLEYLSAFTVGDQLLWGAAEPLRRMLRQLA
- the gntU gene encoding gluconate transporter, yielding MSTLTLVLTAVGSVLLLLFLVMKARMHAFVALMVVSIGAGLFSGMPLDKIAATMEKGMGGTLGFLAIVVALGAMFGKILHETGAVDQIAVKMLKSFGHNRAHYAIGLAGLICALPLFFEVAIVLLISVAFSMARHTGTNLVKLVIPLFAGVAAAAAFLLPGPAPMLLASQMHADFGWMILIGLCAAIPGMIIAGPLWGNFISRYVELHIPDDISEPHLGEGKMPSFGFSLSLILLPLVLVGLKTIAARFVPVGSTAYEWFEFIGHPFTAILVACLVAIYGLAVRQGMAKDRVMEICGAALQPAGIILLVIGAGGVFKQVLVDSGVGPALGEALTGLGLPIAITCFVLAAAVRIIQGSATVACLTAVGLVMPVIEQLNYSGAQMAALSICIAGGSIVVSHVNDAGFWLFGKFTGASEAQTLKTWTMMETILGTTGAIVGMIAFQLLS
- the gntK gene encoding gluconokinase translates to MSTTNHDHHVYVLMGVSGSGKSAVASEVAHQLKAAFLDGDFLHPRSNITKMASGEPLNDDDRTPWLQALNDAAFAMQRTNKVSLIVCSALKKSYRDILRKGNPNLSFIYLKGDFDVIESRLKARKGHFFKTQMLVTQFETLQEPGADESDVLIVDIDQSLEGVVASTIEVINKGSN
- the gntR gene encoding gluconate operon transcriptional repressor GntR, with protein sequence MKKKRPVLQDVADLVGVTKMTVSRYLRNPEQVSEALRGKIAVALDELGYIPNRAPDILSNATSRAIGVLLPSLTNQVFSEVLRGIESVTDAFGYQTMLAHYGYKPEMEEKRLESMLSWNIDGLILTERTHTPRTLKMIEVAGIPVVELMDSQSPCLDIAVGFDNFEAARQMTAAIIARGHRHVAYLGARLDERTIIKQKGYEQAMLDAGMTPYSVMVEQSSSYSSGIELMRQARREYPQLDGIFCTNDDLAVGAAFECQRLGLKIPDDMAIAGFHGHDIGQVMEPRLASVLTPRERMGRIGAERLLARIRGETITPKMLDLGFTLSPGGSI
- a CDS encoding pirin family protein; translation: MIYLRKANERGHANHGWLDSWHTFSFANYYDPNFMGFSALRVINDDVIDAGQGFGTHPHKDMEILTYVLEGAVEHQDSMGNKEQVPAGEFQIMSAGTGVRHSEYNPSSTDRLRLYQIWIIPEETGITPRYEQRRFDAAQGKQLVLSPDAREGSLKVHQDMELYRWALLKDEQSVHQIAAERRVWIQVVKGEVTINGTKATTSDGLAIWGEQAISVHADSDSEILLFDLPPV
- a CDS encoding oxidoreductase, whose translation is MILHCAFIGFGKSTTRYHLPYVLHRKDRWHVAHIYRRSARPEEQAPAYSHIHFTSDLDEVLNDPQVKLVVVCTHADSHFEYAKRALEAGKNVLVEKPFTPTLAEAKALFTLAKSKGLTVTPYQNRRFDSCFLTTKKVIESGKLGELVEIESHFDNYRPVAETIQGGPQSGDFYGLGVHTMDQIISLFGRPDHVSYDLRSLRNKANPDDTFEAQLFYGDLKAIVKTSHLVQIDYPKFIVHGHKGSFVKYGIDQQETSLKANIMPGDAGFGADDSVGQLVYINEAGVEVREEVPLETGDYGRVYDALYDTLVNGQPNYVKESEVLTNMEILQRGFEQPSPATITLAK